From Streptomyces sp. Edi4, one genomic window encodes:
- a CDS encoding cystathionine gamma-synthase: MSHEHSDKSFETIAIHAGNTADPLTGAVVPPIYQVSTYKQDGVGGLRGGYEYSRSANPTRTALEENLAALEGGSRGLAFASGLAAEDCLLRTLLTPGDHVVIPNDAYGGTFRLFAKVVSRWGVEWSVADTSDPAAVRAAVTNRTKVIWVETPSNPLLGITDIAAVAQVAADTGARLVVDNTFASPYLQQPLSLGADIVVHSLTKYMGGHSDVVGGALVAASAEIGEELAYHQNAMGAVAGPFDSWLVLRGIKTLPVRMDRHSENAGRVAEMLSRHAKVTKVLYPGLPEHPGHEVAAKQMRAFGGMVSFRVEGGEEAAVEVCNRTKLFTLGESLGGVESLIEHPGRMTHASVAGSALEVPADLVRVSVGIENADDLLADLQQALG; the protein is encoded by the coding sequence ATGAGCCACGAGCACTCTGACAAGAGCTTCGAGACCATCGCGATCCATGCCGGCAACACCGCGGATCCGTTGACCGGTGCGGTCGTTCCCCCGATCTACCAGGTCTCCACGTACAAGCAGGACGGCGTCGGCGGGCTGCGCGGCGGCTATGAGTACAGCCGCAGCGCGAATCCGACCAGGACCGCCCTTGAGGAGAACCTGGCGGCCCTCGAAGGCGGCAGCCGAGGCCTCGCCTTCGCCTCGGGACTCGCCGCCGAGGACTGCCTGCTGCGTACGCTGCTGACGCCCGGCGACCACGTGGTGATCCCCAACGACGCGTACGGCGGCACGTTCCGCCTGTTCGCCAAGGTCGTCTCGCGCTGGGGCGTGGAGTGGTCGGTCGCCGACACCTCCGACCCGGCGGCCGTGCGGGCCGCCGTCACCAACCGCACCAAGGTCATCTGGGTCGAGACGCCCTCCAACCCGCTGCTCGGCATCACCGACATCGCGGCCGTGGCGCAGGTGGCCGCGGACACCGGCGCCCGGCTGGTCGTGGACAACACCTTCGCCAGCCCCTACCTCCAGCAGCCGCTCTCGCTCGGCGCCGACATCGTGGTGCACTCGCTGACCAAGTACATGGGCGGTCACTCCGACGTCGTGGGCGGCGCCCTGGTCGCGGCGTCGGCGGAGATCGGCGAGGAACTGGCGTACCACCAGAACGCGATGGGCGCGGTCGCCGGTCCCTTCGACTCGTGGCTGGTGCTGCGCGGCATCAAGACGCTTCCGGTCCGCATGGACCGGCACAGTGAGAACGCGGGCCGGGTCGCCGAGATGCTGTCGCGGCACGCCAAGGTCACCAAGGTCCTCTACCCGGGCCTGCCCGAGCACCCGGGTCACGAGGTGGCGGCCAAGCAGATGCGCGCCTTCGGCGGCATGGTCTCCTTCCGCGTCGAGGGCGGCGAGGAGGCGGCCGTCGAGGTCTGCAACCGTACGAAGCTGTTCACGCTCGGTGAGTCCCTGGGCGGCGTCGAGTCGCTGATCGAGCACCCGGGCCGGATGACGCACGCGAGCGTGGCCGGCTCGGCCCTGGAGGTCCCGGCGGACCTGGTGCGCGTCTCGGTGGGCATCGAGAACGCGGACGACCTGCTGGCCGACCTCCAGCAGGCGCTCGGCTAG
- a CDS encoding sigma factor-like helix-turn-helix DNA-binding protein, with amino-acid sequence MRERHSAQHRRRTREFEAFVAGAGGRLLHAATLLTAEAPDANPRALRLLTAALAQTYARWQRLRGEDPYDRTRQELAARFARTAWRGRRPALPGVPGPRPGTGLLARLTPQERLILVLRLYEGVAEEQTAAMTGLPVDRVRAICARAVAAMRSTPATPKAAP; translated from the coding sequence ATGCGCGAGCGGCACTCTGCCCAACACCGCCGCCGCACCCGGGAGTTCGAGGCATTCGTGGCGGGCGCGGGCGGCCGGCTGCTGCACGCCGCCACCCTCCTGACCGCCGAGGCGCCCGACGCCAACCCGCGCGCCCTGCGCCTGTTGACGGCCGCGCTCGCCCAGACGTACGCCCGCTGGCAGCGGCTGCGCGGTGAGGATCCCTACGACCGGACCCGTCAGGAACTCGCCGCCCGTTTCGCCCGCACCGCCTGGCGCGGTCGCCGCCCGGCGCTCCCCGGTGTGCCGGGGCCCCGCCCGGGGACCGGGCTGCTGGCCCGGCTGACCCCGCAGGAACGGCTCATTCTCGTGCTGCGGCTTTACGAGGGCGTCGCCGAGGAGCAGACGGCCGCGATGACGGGCCTGCCGGTGGACCGGGTCCGCGCCATCTGCGCCCGGGCGGTCGCCGCGATGCGCAGCACGCCCGCGACCCCCAAGGCCGCGCCGTGA
- a CDS encoding MarR family transcriptional regulator yields MPPVQDMTPPLDPGLLDALQHQVAVFARRAEQTRLGGVGQVRNSMDRAAYLLLNRLDLEGPMGVKALASGMGIDSSTVTRQVAPLVDTGLVKRTSHPEDGRAVVLQLSPRGQSRLEEVRSSRRELMAQVTDGWTDEERESFCALLTRFNTALSARQSAPQEPAAPTS; encoded by the coding sequence ATGCCCCCAGTTCAGGACATGACTCCCCCGCTCGACCCCGGCCTCCTCGATGCCCTCCAGCACCAGGTGGCCGTGTTCGCCCGCCGCGCAGAGCAGACCAGGCTCGGCGGGGTCGGACAGGTCCGCAACTCGATGGACCGGGCCGCCTACCTGCTGCTCAACCGGCTTGACCTGGAAGGCCCGATGGGCGTCAAGGCGCTCGCGTCGGGCATGGGGATCGACTCCTCGACGGTGACCCGTCAGGTCGCGCCGCTCGTCGACACCGGCCTGGTCAAGCGCACCTCGCACCCCGAGGACGGCCGGGCCGTGGTGCTCCAGCTGTCGCCGCGCGGCCAGTCACGGCTCGAAGAGGTGCGCTCCTCGCGGCGCGAACTGATGGCGCAGGTCACCGACGGCTGGACGGACGAGGAGCGCGAGTCGTTCTGCGCGCTCCTGACCCGCTTCAACACCGCGCTCTCCGCCCGCCAGTCGGCCCCGCAGGAGCCGGCGGCGCCGACCTCTTGA
- the ilvA gene encoding threonine ammonia-lyase: MSFGTSSPAHPLILDDVRGAQKMLSGVARTTAMEGSRHLSSLVGAPVHLKCENLQRTGSFKLRGAYVRIAGLRPEERAAGVVAASAGNHAQGVALASSLLGVHATVFMPMGAPLPKVAATRSYGAEVILRGTVVDETLAAAQAYAHERGAVFIHPFDHPDIIAGQGTVGLEILEQCPEVRTIVVGIGGGGLAAGIALAVKALRPDVRIVGVQAAAAASYPPSLAAGRPLAIDAAPTMADGIKVGRPGDLPFALISELVDEVRTVTEDELAAALLLCLERAKLVVEPAGASPVAALLSEPAAFRGPVVAVLSGGNVDPLVMQRILRHGMAAAGRYLSVRLRLKDRPGALAALLGELTVLDVNVLDVGHVRTDPRLGLAEVEVELHLETKGPEHCAEVTAALEEAGYVVIG, from the coding sequence ATGAGCTTCGGTACGTCCAGCCCCGCACACCCGCTGATCCTCGACGATGTCCGCGGCGCGCAGAAGATGCTGTCGGGAGTGGCCCGCACCACCGCGATGGAAGGCTCCCGCCACCTCTCGTCCCTGGTGGGCGCGCCCGTCCACCTCAAGTGCGAGAACCTGCAACGCACCGGCTCGTTCAAGCTGCGCGGCGCGTATGTGCGGATCGCGGGGCTGCGGCCCGAGGAGCGGGCGGCCGGGGTGGTCGCGGCGAGCGCCGGCAACCACGCGCAGGGGGTGGCCCTCGCCTCCTCGCTGCTCGGGGTGCACGCCACGGTGTTCATGCCGATGGGCGCCCCGCTGCCGAAGGTGGCGGCCACCCGGAGTTACGGCGCGGAGGTGATCCTGCGCGGCACGGTCGTCGACGAGACGCTGGCCGCTGCGCAGGCGTACGCGCACGAGCGGGGCGCGGTGTTCATCCACCCCTTCGACCACCCGGACATCATCGCGGGCCAGGGCACGGTGGGCCTGGAGATCCTGGAGCAGTGCCCCGAGGTGCGCACCATCGTCGTCGGTATCGGCGGCGGCGGGCTCGCGGCGGGGATCGCGCTCGCGGTCAAGGCGCTGCGGCCCGACGTGCGGATCGTGGGGGTGCAGGCGGCGGCCGCCGCCTCCTATCCGCCCTCCCTGGCCGCGGGCCGCCCACTCGCCATCGACGCGGCCCCGACGATGGCCGACGGGATCAAGGTGGGCCGGCCGGGCGACCTGCCGTTCGCGCTGATCAGCGAGTTGGTGGACGAGGTGCGTACGGTCACCGAGGACGAGCTCGCGGCGGCCCTGCTGCTCTGCCTCGAGCGGGCCAAGCTGGTCGTGGAGCCGGCCGGGGCGAGTCCGGTGGCGGCGCTGCTCAGCGAGCCCGCGGCGTTTCGCGGGCCGGTGGTGGCGGTGCTCTCCGGCGGCAATGTGGACCCGCTGGTGATGCAGCGCATACTGCGGCACGGGATGGCGGCGGCGGGCCGTTATCTGTCGGTGCGGCTGCGCCTGAAGGACCGCCCGGGGGCGCTGGCGGCGCTGCTGGGGGAGCTGACGGTCCTCGATGTGAACGTCCTGGACGTGGGCCATGTACGGACCGATCCCCGGCTCGGGCTCGCCGAGGTGGAGGTCGAGCTGCACCTGGAGACGAAGGGGCCCGAGCACTGCGCGGAGGTGACGGCGGCGCTGGAGGAGGCGGGGTACGTGGTCATCGGCTGA
- a CDS encoding ATP-binding cassette domain-containing protein gives MPGAIYAEGLVKTFGDVTALDGVDLDVPEGTVLGLLGPNGAGKTTTVRVLTTLLKPDRGTAVVAGIDVLRHPTEVRRSIGLSGQFAAIDEYLTGRENLRMVGRLYQMSGKAAKVRAGELLDRFNLADAADRPAKTYSGGMRRRLDLAAALVVSPPVMFMDEPTTGLDPRNRQQLWEVIQELVAGGTTLLLTTQYLEEADRLAHDICVVDHGKVIARGSSDQLKARTGGERVEVVVHQGDQISPARDVLATFGKGEVKVEEHTRRLTVPVTGGAKLLAEVIRDLDARGVEIDDIGLRRPTLDDVFISLTGHAAESPPEEGEAGTTTDGAAGRGPGAQATDKAKGRDK, from the coding sequence ATGCCAGGCGCCATCTACGCCGAAGGCCTGGTGAAGACTTTCGGCGACGTCACGGCTCTGGACGGGGTGGACCTCGACGTCCCCGAAGGCACCGTCCTCGGCCTGCTCGGCCCCAACGGCGCCGGCAAGACCACCACCGTGCGCGTTCTGACCACCCTGCTCAAGCCCGACCGGGGCACGGCGGTCGTCGCGGGCATCGACGTGCTCAGGCATCCCACCGAGGTCCGCCGCTCGATCGGCCTGTCCGGCCAGTTCGCGGCCATCGACGAATACCTCACCGGCCGCGAGAACCTGCGCATGGTCGGCCGCCTCTACCAGATGAGCGGCAAGGCCGCGAAGGTGCGCGCGGGCGAACTGCTCGACCGCTTCAACCTCGCCGACGCCGCCGACCGGCCCGCCAAGACGTACTCCGGCGGCATGCGCCGCCGCCTCGACCTCGCGGCCGCCCTCGTGGTCTCGCCGCCGGTCATGTTCATGGACGAGCCGACCACCGGCCTCGACCCGCGCAACCGGCAGCAACTGTGGGAAGTCATCCAGGAGTTGGTGGCCGGCGGCACCACGCTGCTGCTCACCACGCAGTACCTGGAGGAGGCCGACCGCCTGGCCCACGACATCTGCGTCGTCGACCACGGCAAGGTCATCGCCCGGGGCAGCTCCGACCAGCTCAAGGCCCGCACCGGCGGTGAGCGCGTCGAGGTCGTCGTCCACCAGGGCGACCAGATATCGCCGGCCCGCGACGTACTCGCGACGTTCGGCAAGGGCGAGGTCAAGGTGGAGGAGCACACCCGCCGCCTCACCGTCCCCGTCACCGGCGGCGCCAAGCTGCTCGCCGAGGTCATCCGGGACCTCGACGCGCGGGGCGTGGAGATCGACGACATCGGCCTGCGCCGCCCCACCCTGGACGACGTCTTCATCTCGCTCACCGGCCACGCGGCCGAGAGCCCCCCGGAAGAGGGCGAGGCGGGCACCACGACGGACGGCGCGGCGGGCCGGGGGCCCGGAGCTCAGGCAACGGACAAGGCGAAGGGGCGCGACAAGTGA
- a CDS encoding ABC transporter permease has product MSTVSETVTSGAPAPRGGIAGSVRDSLVIAQRNIIRMARIPEIVLFGLIQPIMFVVLFTYVFGGSISVGGSTDPGLYKEFLMAGIFAQTVTFATAGAGAGIADDMHKGLIDRFRSLPMARGAVLTGRTLADLVQTALTLVVLAGVALLVGWRSHENIGKVICGFLLLLLLGYAFSWIGALIGLTVRSPEAATSGGLIWLFPLTFISNAFVPVTGMPSFLQHIAEWNPFSATVAGARELFGNTMPNVPRSITGAWPMEHPVLASVIWSVLIIAVFRTLAVRKYRRAAS; this is encoded by the coding sequence GTGAGCACAGTGAGCGAAACGGTCACGTCCGGGGCGCCGGCCCCGCGCGGTGGCATCGCCGGGTCCGTACGGGACTCGCTGGTCATCGCTCAGCGCAACATCATCCGTATGGCCAGAATCCCGGAGATCGTCCTCTTCGGTCTCATCCAGCCCATCATGTTCGTGGTGCTGTTCACGTACGTCTTCGGCGGCTCCATCAGCGTGGGCGGCTCCACCGACCCGGGGCTCTACAAGGAGTTCCTGATGGCCGGGATCTTCGCGCAGACCGTCACCTTCGCGACGGCGGGCGCGGGCGCGGGCATCGCGGATGACATGCACAAGGGCCTCATCGACCGCTTCCGGTCGCTGCCGATGGCGCGCGGCGCGGTCCTCACCGGCCGCACCCTGGCCGACCTGGTGCAGACCGCCCTCACCCTCGTGGTGCTGGCCGGCGTCGCGCTGCTCGTCGGGTGGCGCAGTCACGAGAACATCGGCAAGGTGATCTGCGGCTTCCTGCTGCTGCTCCTGCTCGGGTACGCGTTCTCCTGGATCGGCGCGCTGATCGGCCTGACGGTACGCAGCCCGGAGGCGGCCACGTCCGGCGGCCTGATCTGGCTGTTCCCGCTGACGTTCATCTCGAACGCCTTCGTGCCGGTCACCGGGATGCCGTCCTTCCTCCAGCACATCGCGGAATGGAACCCCTTCAGCGCGACGGTGGCGGGGGCGCGGGAACTGTTCGGCAACACGATGCCGAACGTGCCGAGGTCGATCACGGGTGCGTGGCCGATGGAGCACCCGGTGCTGGCGTCGGTCATCTGGTCCGTCCTGATCATCGCCGTCTTCCGCACCCTGGCGGTCCGCAAGTACCGGCGGGCGGCGAGCTAG
- a CDS encoding DUF6087 family protein yields MDEEPLSAWAERRHARIGRLRAVPMFPGAGPRGSHLNPGAPRVIERWNGHAWEPCAFAANLAEAKRILYPEADAPPTPAPGSEKQPLAPGRGRHRKP; encoded by the coding sequence ATGGACGAGGAGCCTCTCTCGGCGTGGGCGGAGCGCCGTCACGCGAGGATCGGCCGGTTGCGGGCTGTGCCGATGTTCCCCGGTGCCGGCCCCCGAGGCTCGCACTTGAATCCCGGCGCTCCCCGCGTCATCGAGCGCTGGAACGGGCACGCCTGGGAGCCCTGTGCGTTCGCGGCCAACCTCGCTGAAGCCAAACGCATCCTCTACCCGGAAGCCGACGCTCCCCCGACTCCCGCCCCCGGCTCGGAGAAGCAGCCGCTCGCCCCGGGCAGGGGGAGGCACCGGAAGCCGTAG
- the tgmC gene encoding ATP-grasp peptide maturase system methyltransferase has product MTGSASERRRMAAALANKGVLTLPWLRGAVESVPRERFLHPGVFLDEGRTWRPLTALGSDPDEWLKIAYSVDTLATQLDGHLAADQVSEAVAGVPTSSSTDPTTVVGMIEALDLKAEHRVLEIGTGTGYSTALMCHYLGEDNVTTIEVDPQVAARADATLETVGYSTWTVTGDGLLGHPRRAPYHRVIATCAVRRIPYTWVRQTRPGGIILSTVGSWPWGTGLAKVTVKENGTAEGSIIKRSSFMQARAQAVTPVAGDLSARTAYADSEREARVSPLRLEEWVPAFLAQLSVPGAHFVRAATSEGARLLYLFDPERADGGGWVVRQGGPVALWDKVERTLIAWQAAGNPDITAVQLRVTDRSHAYWVDGQPALRWEHRVDGGY; this is encoded by the coding sequence ATGACAGGCTCCGCGTCCGAGCGGCGCCGCATGGCCGCCGCGCTCGCGAACAAGGGCGTCCTGACGCTTCCCTGGCTGCGCGGGGCTGTGGAGAGCGTGCCGCGCGAGCGATTCCTCCACCCCGGGGTCTTCCTCGACGAGGGGCGGACGTGGCGGCCGCTCACGGCCCTCGGGTCGGACCCGGACGAGTGGCTGAAGATCGCCTACAGCGTCGACACACTGGCCACCCAGCTCGATGGCCACCTCGCCGCCGACCAAGTGAGCGAAGCCGTCGCGGGCGTACCGACATCCTCCTCTACCGACCCGACCACAGTCGTGGGCATGATCGAGGCCCTGGACCTCAAGGCGGAACACCGGGTTCTGGAGATCGGTACTGGCACCGGCTACTCCACGGCCCTGATGTGCCACTACCTCGGCGAGGACAACGTCACCACGATCGAGGTCGACCCGCAGGTGGCGGCACGTGCTGATGCCACCCTGGAGACAGTGGGTTACTCAACATGGACCGTGACCGGCGACGGACTTCTCGGCCACCCGCGCCGAGCGCCCTACCACCGGGTGATCGCCACCTGTGCCGTCCGCCGCATCCCATACACCTGGGTCAGGCAGACGCGGCCCGGCGGGATCATCCTCAGCACCGTGGGCTCGTGGCCCTGGGGAACGGGCCTTGCGAAGGTCACCGTCAAGGAGAACGGCACCGCAGAGGGTTCGATTATCAAGCGCTCCTCGTTCATGCAGGCCCGCGCCCAGGCAGTCACCCCCGTGGCGGGTGACCTGTCGGCCCGTACCGCGTACGCCGACAGTGAGCGAGAGGCCAGGGTGTCGCCACTCCGGCTGGAGGAATGGGTACCCGCCTTCCTCGCGCAGCTTTCCGTCCCCGGTGCCCACTTCGTCCGCGCTGCCACAAGCGAGGGCGCCCGACTGCTCTACCTCTTCGACCCTGAGAGGGCTGACGGCGGTGGCTGGGTCGTCCGCCAGGGCGGCCCCGTGGCCCTGTGGGACAAGGTCGAGCGGACCCTCATCGCCTGGCAGGCCGCAGGGAACCCCGACATCACCGCCGTACAGCTCCGTGTCACGGACAGGTCCCACGCGTATTGGGTGGACGGTCAGCCCGCTCTGCGTTGGGAGCACCGCGTTGACGGCGGATACTGA
- a CDS encoding DUF397 domain-containing protein, translating to MINEQTWTKSSHSGGEGNCVETKSAPGGVMFRDSKLGSDGPALTASSTAWQSFVGYAKRIGG from the coding sequence ATGATCAATGAGCAGACCTGGACCAAGTCGAGCCACAGCGGTGGCGAGGGCAACTGTGTCGAGACGAAGTCGGCACCGGGCGGGGTGATGTTCCGGGACTCGAAGCTGGGCAGCGACGGCCCGGCCCTGACGGCGTCGTCGACCGCCTGGCAGTCCTTCGTCGGCTACGCCAAGCGGATCGGCGGCTAG
- a CDS encoding helix-turn-helix transcriptional regulator: protein MTEPGGLDGTQNPRSFWHSEMKRLREKAGWLQDELSRQMCVSEDYVSRLERGVRPPTRELSIRLDLAFETDGHFVRLFELAEKSSGLMPSFFAWVAEMEQQAQRIEEYNPSMWPGLIQCPAYAKLVFKSVWPYHSEAAIQELVDQRVDRARLLAPGSGPEVWLIVEEVMLDADLGPGVAAAQLRHVLGLMESRKIVLQLVPRRIGMHALKVGQLRIMTMEDGAQIAYTEGPHSGSVMDTPAELAKCRRSYDLARACALPHEQSLARIGAALEEHEQHDQ, encoded by the coding sequence ATGACGGAGCCGGGAGGGCTGGACGGGACGCAGAACCCGCGCAGCTTCTGGCACTCGGAAATGAAGCGGCTGCGGGAAAAGGCCGGGTGGCTCCAGGACGAACTCAGTCGGCAGATGTGCGTGTCGGAGGACTACGTGAGCCGCTTGGAGCGGGGCGTGCGTCCACCTACGCGCGAGCTGTCGATACGGCTGGATCTGGCATTCGAGACGGACGGCCATTTCGTCCGCCTCTTCGAGTTGGCAGAGAAGTCTTCCGGTCTCATGCCCAGCTTCTTCGCGTGGGTGGCCGAAATGGAGCAGCAGGCTCAGCGGATCGAGGAGTACAACCCCAGCATGTGGCCCGGGTTGATCCAGTGTCCGGCCTACGCGAAGCTCGTGTTCAAGTCCGTGTGGCCGTACCACTCCGAGGCCGCGATCCAAGAGCTCGTGGACCAGCGCGTGGACCGGGCCAGGCTCCTTGCTCCGGGGAGTGGTCCGGAGGTCTGGCTCATCGTGGAGGAGGTCATGCTGGACGCGGATCTGGGGCCCGGGGTCGCGGCAGCGCAATTGCGGCACGTGCTGGGTCTGATGGAGTCGCGCAAGATCGTTTTGCAGCTCGTCCCCCGGCGGATCGGCATGCACGCTCTCAAGGTCGGCCAGCTACGCATCATGACCATGGAGGACGGCGCCCAGATCGCGTACACCGAAGGCCCCCACAGCGGCAGCGTGATGGATACGCCCGCCGAGCTTGCCAAGTGTCGCCGGTCATACGATTTGGCAAGGGCGTGCGCCCTACCGCACGAGCAGTCCCTTGCACGTATCGGAGCGGCACTTGAGGAGCACGAGCAGCATGATCAATGA
- a CDS encoding Lsr2 family protein, giving the protein MAQKIVTIYTDDLTGEETTEAATHQIVIDGVAYEIDLAPESYDKFLEAIAPFTKAGRRVRAGKGKAAAPAKSAGGSGDTAAIRAWAKENGHHVNDRGRVPAEIREAYEKATK; this is encoded by the coding sequence ATGGCACAGAAGATCGTCACCATCTACACCGATGACCTCACGGGTGAAGAAACCACTGAGGCGGCCACGCACCAGATCGTCATTGACGGCGTGGCTTATGAGATCGACCTCGCTCCGGAGAGCTACGACAAGTTCCTTGAGGCCATCGCGCCGTTCACCAAGGCCGGCCGTCGGGTCCGCGCGGGCAAGGGGAAGGCTGCGGCCCCGGCCAAGTCGGCGGGCGGCAGCGGCGACACCGCGGCCATCAGGGCCTGGGCCAAGGAGAACGGCCACCACGTGAACGACCGAGGCCGCGTCCCGGCCGAGATCCGCGAGGCGTACGAGAAGGCCACGAAGTAG
- the greA gene encoding transcription elongation factor GreA has protein sequence MTQTSDNVTWLTQEAYNQLKAELEYLSGPARTEIAVKIAAAREEGDLRENGGYHAAKEEQGKMELRVRQLTQLLEHAKVGEAPAADGVVAPGMLVTIAFDGDPDDTLEFLMASREYASTEIETYSPQSPLGSGVNGKKVGEDAEYELPNGKKASVKILAAVPFNG, from the coding sequence GTGACCCAGACCAGCGACAACGTCACCTGGCTGACCCAGGAGGCGTACAACCAGCTCAAGGCCGAGCTGGAGTACCTGTCTGGTCCCGCGCGCACGGAGATCGCCGTAAAGATCGCGGCGGCCCGTGAGGAGGGTGACCTCCGGGAGAACGGCGGGTACCACGCGGCCAAGGAGGAGCAGGGCAAGATGGAGCTCCGGGTGCGCCAGCTGACCCAGCTCCTCGAGCACGCCAAGGTGGGCGAGGCTCCGGCGGCGGACGGCGTCGTGGCCCCCGGCATGCTCGTCACGATCGCCTTCGACGGCGACCCGGACGACACGCTGGAGTTCCTGATGGCCTCGCGTGAGTACGCCTCCACGGAGATCGAGACGTACTCGCCGCAGTCGCCGCTCGGCTCCGGCGTGAACGGCAAGAAGGTCGGCGAGGACGCGGAGTACGAGCTGCCCAACGGCAAGAAGGCCTCCGTGAAGATCCTGGCGGCGGTGCCGTTCAACGGCTGA
- a CDS encoding DUF4307 domain-containing protein: MGAVREQLPEGRYGRSADQRADRKLKIVGAVLGAALLGVVAWIGFDYVGGQSLSAQVIKFKVVSDTRVEVHLEVTKDKKAKGTCTLRAQQTSGDDVGRADFRFDEPVTQVDKVLTITTTSRATAASLVSCQSD; encoded by the coding sequence ATGGGCGCTGTGCGCGAGCAGCTTCCCGAGGGGCGCTACGGGCGCTCGGCGGACCAGCGCGCGGACCGCAAGCTGAAGATCGTCGGTGCGGTGCTCGGCGCCGCGCTGCTCGGCGTGGTCGCCTGGATCGGCTTCGATTACGTGGGCGGGCAGTCGCTCTCCGCGCAGGTGATCAAGTTCAAGGTCGTCTCGGACACCAGGGTCGAGGTGCACCTCGAAGTGACCAAGGACAAGAAGGCCAAGGGCACCTGCACCCTGCGCGCCCAGCAGACCAGCGGTGACGACGTGGGCCGGGCGGACTTCCGGTTCGACGAGCCGGTCACCCAGGTCGACAAGGTCCTCACGATCACCACGACCTCGCGGGCGACGGCCGCCTCCTTGGTCAGCTGCCAGTCCGACTGA
- the mca gene encoding mycothiol conjugate amidase Mca — MTEQLRLMAVHAHPDDESSKGAATMAKYVSEGVDVLVVTCTGGERGSILNPKLQGDKYIEEHIHEVRKREMDEAREILGVRQEWLGFVDSGLPEGDPLPPLPEGCFALEDVDEAAGRLVRSIRHFRPQVITTYDENGGYPHPDHIMTHKISMVAFDGAGDAEKFPEAEFGPVFQPRKLYYNQGFNKPRTVALHEALIARGMDSPYGEWLERWKEFGRAERTLTTHVPCAEFFEIRDKALIAHATQIDPDGGWFRVPLDLQKDVWPTEEYELAKSLVDTSLPEDDLFAGVRDNA; from the coding sequence TTGACTGAGCAGCTGCGACTGATGGCCGTGCACGCCCACCCCGACGACGAGTCGAGCAAGGGCGCGGCCACCATGGCGAAGTATGTGTCCGAGGGGGTGGACGTGCTGGTCGTGACCTGCACGGGAGGCGAGCGCGGCTCCATCCTCAACCCGAAGCTCCAGGGCGACAAGTACATCGAGGAGCACATCCACGAGGTCCGCAAGAGGGAGATGGACGAGGCGCGCGAGATCCTTGGCGTCCGTCAGGAATGGCTCGGTTTCGTGGACTCGGGTCTCCCCGAGGGCGACCCGCTGCCGCCGCTGCCCGAGGGCTGCTTCGCCCTGGAGGACGTGGACGAGGCGGCCGGGCGCCTGGTGCGTTCCATCCGTCACTTCCGTCCGCAGGTCATCACGACCTACGACGAGAACGGCGGCTACCCGCACCCCGACCACATCATGACCCACAAGATCTCGATGGTCGCCTTCGACGGCGCGGGGGACGCGGAGAAGTTCCCCGAGGCCGAGTTCGGGCCGGTGTTTCAGCCGCGGAAGCTGTACTACAACCAGGGCTTCAACAAGCCGCGCACCGTCGCGCTGCACGAGGCGCTGATCGCCCGCGGCATGGACTCCCCCTACGGTGAGTGGCTGGAGCGGTGGAAGGAGTTCGGCCGCGCCGAACGTACGCTGACCACGCATGTTCCCTGCGCGGAGTTCTTCGAGATCCGGGACAAGGCGCTGATCGCGCACGCCACGCAGATCGACCCCGACGGCGGCTGGTTCCGCGTTCCGCTCGACCTTCAGAAGGACGTCTGGCCGACCGAGGAGTACGAGCTGGCGAAGTCGCTCGTGGACACTTCCCTCCCCGAGGACGACCTCTTCGCGGGCGTACGCGACAATGCCTGA